In Candidatus Yanofskybacteria bacterium, the following proteins share a genomic window:
- a CDS encoding Nramp family divalent metal transporter: MHKLKQFWQRLGPGLITGASDDEPSAIATYSIAGAKFGYRFLWVALFSLPLMIAIQEMSARIGRISNRGLAGNMKKFYPRWLMFLIAILIVGTNTINIGADMSGMSQALAIITPFPEKITAVVMMIIILAVTIFVSYQKIFIIFKWLALSLFAYIFATFTVHQNWSQVFYHTFVPSFVFNKDFFVVLTAFMGTTLSPYLYFWQANQEVEEKTIEQCKPGQICHLRPTTDDELKTLKMDTRFGMVFSNIITFFIIALTASTLFRAGINNIETLRDAAEALKPLAGEYSYLLFTIGIISSGFLAIPVLAGSAAYVVAEIFGWSEGLDRSFTKAKQFYGIIIISAVIGLLIPLFGFHPIKALFYTSILYGIIAPILILMVIHMANNKKVVGERVNSRTLNILGYLTFFIMTFFAVLIFFIL, encoded by the coding sequence ATGCACAAACTAAAACAATTCTGGCAGCGGTTAGGTCCAGGCTTGATTACCGGGGCTTCGGATGACGAACCGTCGGCTATTGCCACCTACTCCATTGCCGGAGCCAAATTCGGTTACCGTTTTTTGTGGGTAGCCTTGTTCTCGCTTCCACTTATGATAGCAATCCAGGAAATGAGCGCCCGCATCGGTAGGATTTCAAATCGCGGCCTGGCCGGCAATATGAAAAAGTTCTATCCGCGCTGGCTTATGTTTTTGATAGCCATCTTGATTGTGGGAACCAATACGATCAACATCGGGGCCGATATGTCCGGCATGTCGCAAGCTTTGGCAATAATTACGCCTTTTCCTGAAAAAATAACCGCCGTTGTTATGATGATAATTATTTTAGCCGTTACGATCTTTGTGTCTTATCAGAAAATTTTCATAATATTCAAATGGCTGGCTTTGAGCTTGTTTGCATATATATTTGCCACATTCACCGTCCACCAAAACTGGTCGCAAGTCTTTTATCATACCTTTGTGCCCAGTTTTGTTTTTAACAAAGATTTTTTTGTGGTTCTGACTGCTTTTATGGGCACGACATTGTCGCCCTACTTGTATTTTTGGCAGGCAAATCAGGAAGTTGAGGAAAAAACAATTGAGCAATGCAAGCCCGGCCAGATATGCCACTTGCGCCCGACAACCGATGACGAATTGAAAACCTTAAAAATGGATACGCGGTTTGGCATGGTTTTTTCCAATATCATAACTTTTTTTATAATCGCCTTGACCGCCTCCACTCTTTTTAGAGCTGGAATTAATAATATTGAAACTCTGCGTGACGCCGCCGAAGCATTAAAACCGCTTGCCGGGGAATATTCTTACCTTTTATTCACAATTGGTATAATAAGCTCGGGATTTTTGGCAATACCAGTATTGGCCGGTTCGGCCGCTTACGTTGTGGCGGAAATTTTCGGTTGGTCTGAAGGTCTGGATAGAAGTTTTACCAAAGCCAAGCAATTTTACGGTATAATTATAATTTCAGCGGTAATCGGCCTGCTAATCCCGCTTTTCGGGTTCCATCCCATAAAAGCCTTGTTTTACACTTCCATATTATATGGCATTATTGCTCCAATTTTGATATTGATGGTAATACATATGGCAAACAACAAAAAAGTGGTCGGGGAACGCGTAAATAGCCGCACATTGAATATACTGGGTTACCTTACATTTTTTATTATGACATTTTTTGCAGTATTAATTTTCTTTATTTTGTAG
- a CDS encoding nucleotide exchange factor GrpE, which produces MDDQKQKNENQNQNNINQTIVADEKDMTEEYLNNWKRERADFVNYKKDEAKRMEEFVKFANAGLILELLDTMDDLYMATKQVKDAGLGQVIKKFEDLLKKYGVEKIEVGGPSTGSGQVKFDPMLHEVVSMEEGDPVKSPDGDNGARNIEEVRVGYTMNGRVIRPARVKIIK; this is translated from the coding sequence ATGGATGACCAAAAACAAAAAAACGAAAATCAAAATCAAAACAATATAAATCAAACCATTGTTGCCGACGAGAAAGATATGACAGAAGAATATTTAAATAATTGGAAGCGCGAGAGAGCCGATTTTGTAAACTACAAAAAAGATGAGGCCAAGAGAATGGAGGAATTTGTTAAGTTTGCAAATGCGGGTTTGATTTTAGAATTATTGGATACCATGGACGATTTATATATGGCTACAAAGCAAGTCAAAGATGCAGGTCTGGGGCAGGTAATTAAAAAGTTTGAAGATTTGTTAAAAAAATATGGCGTGGAAAAAATTGAGGTAGGCGGCCCTTCGACGGGCTCAGGGCAGGTAAAATTTGATCCAATGTTACATGAGGTAGTAAGCATGGAAGAAGGCGACCCCGTAAAATCGCCTGACGGCGACAACGGGGCAAGAAATATAGAGGAAGTAAGAGTCGGCTATACAATGAATGGCAGAGTAATCAGGCCGGCAAGGGTTAAAATTATAAAATAA